A single region of the Stenotrophomonas sp. Marseille-Q4652 genome encodes:
- a CDS encoding 2-isopropylmalate synthase: MNTPINPRIRIFDTTLRDGEQSPGCSMTPPQKLVMARALAELGVDVIETGFPASSQSDRDAIALIAAEVRAPTLAVLSRCLPGDIETSVKSLEAAAKPRLHVFLSTSPLHREHKLRMTKEQILESVHRHVSLARSYIDDVEFSAEDATRTELDFLTEVTQVAIAAGATTINLPDTVGFTTPEEIRNMFAHVIANAAGSDRAIFSAHCHNDLGLAVANSLAAIEGGARQVEGSINGIGERAGNCAIEEIVMALKVRNAFYNLDTGIETRRIVATSQLLQRLVGMPVQRNKAIVGANAFAHESGIHQHGMLRNRNTYEIMRPQDVGWPDTQMVLGRHSGRAAVEARLRALGYWLEEEELKLVFEQFKALCEQQRVVTDADLQSLMQDASGSDGYRLASMTISDVGSRANALVELSDPEGHRISETAQGDGPVDALFAALASATGVQLVLDSYHVHSVGIGADARGEANLSVRHDGEAYEGTGTSRDIIEASALAWLDVANRLLRQRDHHRKEAFATA; the protein is encoded by the coding sequence GTGAATACTCCGATCAATCCCCGCATTCGAATTTTCGACACCACCCTGCGTGACGGCGAGCAATCCCCGGGCTGCAGCATGACCCCACCGCAGAAGCTGGTGATGGCCCGCGCCCTGGCCGAGCTGGGGGTGGACGTGATCGAAACCGGCTTCCCGGCCAGCTCGCAGTCCGACCGCGACGCGATTGCGTTGATCGCCGCCGAGGTGCGCGCGCCGACCCTGGCGGTACTGTCGCGCTGCCTGCCCGGCGACATCGAGACCTCGGTGAAGTCGCTGGAGGCCGCGGCAAAGCCGCGCCTGCACGTGTTCCTGTCCACCAGCCCGCTGCACCGCGAGCACAAGCTGCGCATGACCAAGGAGCAGATCCTGGAATCGGTGCACAGGCATGTCTCGCTGGCCCGCAGCTACATCGACGACGTCGAGTTCTCGGCCGAGGACGCCACCCGCACCGAGCTGGACTTCCTGACCGAAGTGACCCAGGTCGCGATCGCCGCCGGTGCCACCACCATCAACCTGCCCGACACCGTGGGTTTCACCACCCCGGAAGAGATCCGCAACATGTTCGCCCACGTGATCGCCAACGCCGCCGGCTCGGACAGGGCGATCTTCTCGGCGCACTGCCACAACGACCTGGGCCTGGCCGTGGCCAACTCGCTGGCCGCCATCGAGGGCGGCGCGCGCCAGGTGGAAGGCTCGATCAACGGCATCGGCGAGCGCGCCGGCAACTGCGCCATCGAGGAGATCGTGATGGCGCTGAAGGTGCGCAACGCCTTCTACAACCTGGACACCGGCATCGAGACCCGCCGCATCGTCGCCACCTCGCAGCTGCTGCAGCGCCTGGTCGGCATGCCGGTCCAGCGCAACAAGGCCATCGTCGGCGCCAATGCCTTCGCCCATGAGTCGGGCATCCACCAGCACGGCATGCTGCGCAACCGCAACACCTACGAAATCATGCGGCCGCAGGACGTGGGCTGGCCGGACACGCAGATGGTGCTGGGCCGCCACAGCGGCCGCGCCGCGGTCGAGGCGCGCCTGCGTGCGCTGGGCTACTGGCTGGAGGAAGAGGAACTGAAGCTGGTGTTCGAGCAGTTCAAGGCACTGTGCGAACAGCAGCGCGTGGTCACCGATGCCGACCTGCAGTCGCTGATGCAGGACGCCTCGGGCAGCGACGGTTACCGCCTGGCCTCGATGACGATCTCCGATGTCGGCAGCCGTGCCAACGCGCTGGTCGAGCTGTCCGATCCGGAAGGCCACCGCATCAGCGAGACTGCCCAGGGCGATGGCCCGGTGGACGCGCTGTTCGCCGCGCTGGCCTCGGCCACCGGCGTGCAGCTGGTGCTGGACAGCTACCACGTGCACAGCGTCGGCATCGGCGCCGATGCGCGCGGCGAGGCCAACCTGAGCGTGCGCCACGACGGCGAGGCCTACGAAGGCACCGGCACCAGCCGTGACATCATCGAGGCCAGTGCCCTGGCCTGGCTGGACGTGGCCAACCGCCTGCTTCGCCAGCGCGACCACCACCGCAAAGAAGCCTTCGCCACCGCCTGA
- a CDS encoding threonine dehydratase, whose amino-acid sequence MADSSPAVQEPDVGRVAVDVADVLAAQARLRRFLTPTPLHYAERFGTWLKLENLQRTGSYKVRGALNAMLAALERGDERPVICASAGNHAQGVAWSAYRLGVQAITVMPHGAPATKIAGVAHWGATVRQHGNSYDEAYAFALQLAEQNGYRFLSAFDDPDVIAGQGTIGIEIAPHMPDVVIVPIGGGGLASGVALALKSQGVRVVGAQVEGVDSMARAIAGDVREIAPVPTLADGVKVKIPGFITRRLCASLLDEVVIVREAELRETLVRLALEEHLIAEGAGALALAAGRRVAGKRKCAVVSGGNIDAAVLATLLSEVRPRPPRKPRRRNTDVLRNRPNLSPSPSPSIRKTVTATAVEETLW is encoded by the coding sequence ATGGCTGACAGCAGCCCGGCCGTACAGGAGCCCGACGTAGGCCGCGTCGCGGTCGACGTGGCCGATGTGCTGGCCGCGCAGGCGCGGCTGCGCCGCTTCCTGACACCCACCCCGCTGCACTACGCCGAGCGCTTCGGCACCTGGCTGAAGCTGGAGAACCTGCAGCGCACCGGCTCCTACAAGGTACGTGGCGCGCTCAATGCGATGCTCGCGGCGCTGGAGCGCGGGGACGAGCGCCCGGTGATCTGCGCCTCGGCCGGCAACCACGCCCAGGGCGTGGCGTGGTCGGCCTACCGGCTGGGTGTGCAGGCCATCACCGTGATGCCGCATGGCGCGCCGGCCACCAAGATCGCCGGCGTCGCCCACTGGGGCGCCACCGTGCGCCAGCATGGCAACAGCTACGACGAGGCCTACGCCTTCGCCTTGCAGCTGGCCGAACAGAATGGCTACCGCTTCCTGTCCGCGTTCGACGATCCGGACGTGATAGCCGGCCAGGGCACGATCGGCATCGAGATCGCCCCGCACATGCCCGACGTGGTCATCGTCCCCATTGGCGGCGGCGGCCTGGCCTCGGGCGTGGCGCTGGCGCTGAAATCGCAGGGCGTGCGCGTGGTCGGCGCCCAGGTCGAGGGCGTCGATTCGATGGCCCGCGCCATCGCCGGCGACGTGCGCGAGATCGCGCCGGTCCCGACCCTGGCCGACGGCGTCAAGGTCAAGATCCCCGGCTTCATCACCCGCCGCCTGTGCGCCAGCCTGCTGGACGAGGTGGTGATCGTGCGCGAGGCCGAACTGCGCGAGACGCTGGTGCGCCTGGCACTGGAAGAACACCTGATCGCCGAAGGTGCCGGCGCGCTGGCGCTGGCTGCGGGCCGTCGCGTCGCCGGCAAGCGCAAGTGCGCGGTCGTTTCCGGTGGCAACATCGATGCCGCGGTACTGGCCACCCTGCTTTCGGAAGTGCGGCCGCGGCCGCCGCGCAAGCCACGGCGGCGCAATACCGACGTGCTGCGCAACCGGCCCAACCTTTCACCCAGCCCTTCCCCATCCATCCGCAAGACCGTCACCGCTACCGCTGTCGAGGAGACCCTCTGGTGA